From Arachis stenosperma cultivar V10309 chromosome 2, arast.V10309.gnm1.PFL2, whole genome shotgun sequence, one genomic window encodes:
- the LOC130963614 gene encoding uncharacterized protein LOC130963614, whose translation MELVDLPLNDRMFTWFRGRSCSSIDRALVSLEWLEQFPETRIQGGPRGLSDHCPIILEENKQRRGPRPFRSLDSWFTHEGFLRMVKEEWRGLGQLQFTDKLKALTVPLGRWHKANFSDMDKKIMTFEEEIKKIDDMVSSGVYDGTMEARRKALVTCCERWYVRKEIHWKQMSRSRQAKEMDKNTRYFHNIASARRRNNKIDTLLINGRLEESPMIRFRDDLVRKIGQDDAGKLEMMPSADEIREAVWDCESSKAPGCDGYNMNFIKRCWNEIGLEFTTVATGFFQTSRLPAESNITWVALAQKFVGAREIKDLRLISMVGCVYKVISKILVRRMRQVMPELIGETQSAFVKGRKIHDGAIIAYETVDWLKRRKKEAVIIKLDFQKAYDRVKWSFVDLVLQKMGFGLRWRSWVMECLTTASMSILINGSPSKPFKMERGLRQGGPLSPFLFVLVVDVLHRMIGEAVRNGRISPLLVERDSVELSHLQFADDTILFSPPEEETIRNYKRLLRCFELMSRLSINFDKSSLIPVNCEEQWVHRMCRLLGCKGGSLPIKYLGIPLEANPRLVRTWKPIIDKVVEKLSLWKAKRKDDGSNGMALVKWEVVQAPKKLGGLGVGDAMIRNTAMLFKWWWRFAKEDCPLWKRMVCSCNNLSPNELLSTQELPTRGGPWKDICQLQITNQHVREKLVAGLSMEVGDGQRTHFWEDVWLLCGLLKDRFPRLFFVSNQCGSVIGDCCNTLPY comes from the exons ATGGAGTTAGTGGACTTGCCGCTCAATGATCGTATGTTCACATGGTTTCGGGGACGATCTTGTAGTAGTATTGATAGAGCTCTGGTTAGCCTGGAATGGTTAGAACAGTTCCCGGAGACGAGGATACAAGGTGGACCGAGGGGATTGTCAGATCATTGTCCTATTATATTAGAAGAAAACAAACAAAGGAGAGGTCCAAGGCCATTCAGAAGCTTAGATTCTTGGTTTACACATGAAGGGTTCCTTAGAATGGTGAAAGAGGAGTGGAGAGGATTGGGGCAGCTTCAGTTCACAGATAAGTTGAAGGCGTTGACAGTCCCGTTAGGGAGATGGCATAAGGCCAATTTTAGTGATATGGACAAGAAGATTATGACCTTTGAGgaagaaattaagaagattgATGATATGGTGAGCAGTGGAGTGTATGATGGTACGATGGAGGCTAGACGAAAAGCGCTGGTCACTTGCTGTGAGAGGTGGTATGTCAGAAAAGAAATTCATTGGAAGCAGATGTCCAGATCGCGACAAGCCAAGGAGATGGACAAAAATACAAGATATTTTCATAATATAGCTTCAGCAAGAAGGAGGAATAACAAGATTGATACATTGCTAATCAATGGCAGACTG GAAGAGTCTCCTATGATAAGGTTTAGGGATGATCTAGTGAGGAAGATAGGTCAGGATGATGCGGGAAAGTTGGAAATGATGCCATCTGCTGATGAGATAAGGGAGGCTGTGTGGGACTGTGAGTCTTCTAAGGCACCTGGCTGCGACGGGTACAACATGAATTTCATAAAGAGGTGTTGGAATGAGATAGGACTGGAATTCACAACAGTTGCGACTGGGTTTTTTCAGACATCCAGGTTACCGGCAGAGTCTAATATCACTTGGGTGGCGCTGGCTCAGAAGTTCGTTGGtgcaagggaaattaaagaCCTGCGGCTTATTAGTATGGTTGGGTGTGTATACAAGGTAATTTCTAAGATATTGGTTAGGAGAATGAGACAAGTAATGCCAGAGCTAATAGGGGAGACTCAGAGTGCCTTTGTGAAAGGGAGAAAAATACATGATGGGGCAATTATTGCGTATGAAACTGTAGACTGGCTTaagaggaggaagaaggagGCAGTGATAATCAAATTGGATTTTCAAAAAGCTTATGATAGAGTCAAGTGGAGCTTTGTGGACTTAGTACTGCAAAAGATGGGTTTTGGGCTTCGATGGAGATCGTGGGTTATGGAGTGTTTGACGACAGCTTCTATGTCAATCTTGATAAATGGTTCGCCATCCAAGCCGTTCAAGATGGAAAGAGGATTGAGACAAGGTGGTCCACTCTCACCTTTCTTGTTTGTACTGGTTGTAGATGTGCTACATCGGATGATTGGAGAGGCAGTCAGGAACGGCCGTATATCTCCGCTGTTAGTCGAGAGAGACAGTGTAGAGTTATCGCATCTCCAGTTTGCGGATGACACAATTTTGTTTAGTCCACCAGAAGAGGAGACCATAAGGAACTACAAGCGACTCTTGAGGTGCTTTGAGCTGATGTCAAGGCTCAGCATTAACTTTGACAAGTCGAGCCTGATCCCGGTAAATTGTGAAGAGCAGTGGGTCCACCGCATGTGCCGCTTGTTGGGTTGTAAGGGAGGCTCCCTTCCAATAAAGTACCTGGGAATCCCTTTAGAAGCAAATCCGAGGTTGGTAAGGACCTGGAAGCCCATAATAGACAAAGTGGTGGAGAAACTCAGCCTGTGGAAAGCAAAG AGGAAGGATGATGGAAGCAATGGGATGGCACTAGTTAAATGGGAAGTGGTACAAGCCCCCAAGAAACTGGGGGGGTTAGGTGTTGGAGATGCTATGATTCGTAACACAGCTATGTTGTTTAAGTGGTGGTGGCGCTTTGCCAAGGAGGACTGCCCATTATGGAAGAGAATGGTGTGCTCCTGTAACAATCTAAGTCCTAATGAGCTACTATCAACTCAAGAGCTACCTACTAGGGGAGGCCCATGGAAGGATATATGCCAGCTACAAATAACGAATCAACATGTAAGGGAGAAGCTGGTTGCAGGGTTGTCCATGGAGGTTGGTGATGGGCAGCGTACTCATTTTTGGGAGGATGTATGGCTACTCTGTGGATTGTTGAAGGATCGGTTCCCCAGGCTTTTCTTTGTTTCAAACCAATGTGGATCTGTCATAGGGGAttgttgtaacaccctaccatactaa